The following coding sequences lie in one Pseudomonas sp. B33.4 genomic window:
- a CDS encoding putative quinol monooxygenase encodes MSERLGFILHAKTRPEKSEAFEALFRAYVEPSRAEPGCIEYHMLRDKEDPTLFIFYEIWASQAHLDVHSNLPHMKAFFERRMDYLQRDFDIRQIEMLSEASANR; translated from the coding sequence ATGAGTGAACGCCTGGGTTTTATCCTGCACGCCAAGACCCGCCCGGAAAAATCCGAGGCTTTCGAAGCGCTGTTTCGCGCCTATGTCGAGCCGAGTCGCGCTGAGCCGGGTTGTATCGAGTACCACATGCTGCGCGACAAGGAAGATCCGACGCTGTTCATCTTCTACGAGATCTGGGCATCCCAGGCGCATCTCGACGTGCACTCGAACCTGCCGCACATGAAGGCATTCTTCGAGCGACGCATGGATTATCTGCAGCGCGATTTTGATATCCGCCAGATCGAAATGCTCAGCGAAGCTTCGGCTAACCGCTGA
- a CDS encoding NAD(P)H-dependent oxidoreductase, producing the protein MKKVLLLNGGKKFAHSDGRYNTTLHEAALSVLDRGGVDVKTTFIDEGYDVAEEVAKFLWADVIIYQMPGWWMGAPWTVKKYLDEVFTEGHGSLYASDGRTRSDASQKYGSGGLIQGKQYMLSLTWNAPQQAFDDPTDFFEAKGVDAVYFPFHKANEFLGMTGLPTFLCVDVMKRPNIEADVARYEQHLTEVFGLKA; encoded by the coding sequence ATGAAAAAAGTGCTGTTGCTCAATGGCGGTAAAAAATTCGCTCACTCCGACGGTCGCTACAACACCACCCTGCACGAAGCCGCACTGAGCGTGCTGGATCGTGGCGGTGTCGACGTCAAAACCACGTTCATCGACGAGGGCTACGACGTCGCCGAAGAAGTGGCGAAATTCCTCTGGGCCGACGTGATCATTTATCAGATGCCGGGCTGGTGGATGGGCGCGCCATGGACGGTGAAAAAGTACCTCGACGAAGTCTTCACCGAAGGCCACGGCAGCCTCTACGCCAGCGATGGCCGCACCCGTTCCGATGCGTCGCAGAAGTACGGCAGCGGTGGCCTGATTCAGGGCAAGCAGTACATGCTGTCGCTGACCTGGAACGCACCGCAGCAGGCCTTTGATGACCCGACTGATTTCTTTGAAGCCAAAGGCGTCGACGCGGTGTACTTCCCGTTTCACAAGGCCAACGAATTTCTCGGTATGACCGGTTTGCCGACATTCCTCTGTGTCGACGTGATGAAGCGTCCGAACATCGAGGCCGATGTGGCGCGTTACGAGCAGCATCTGACCGAGGTGTTTGGCCTCAAGGCTTGA
- a CDS encoding LysR family transcriptional regulator: MKARSDELQIFVCVIECGSISAAAEQVGQTPSAVSRTLSRLEAKLDTTLINRTTRRMDLTEEGKYFFEQAKLILDQMDQLEERLSSRQQTPSGRLRINAASPFMLHAVVPYIDEFRRLYPDIQLELNSNDLIIDLLEQSTDIAIRIGTLADSTLHARSLGCSPLLIVASPAYLEKHGAPQQVADLSEHTLLGFTQNEGLNQWPLRYVHGDRWPIIPAISASSGETVRHLALEGQGIACLSHFMTIDDIRAGRLKVLLGEFNSGYRQPINAVYYRNSQLALRIQCFLDFIQSKLAAYASADFKG; the protein is encoded by the coding sequence GTGAAAGCCAGATCCGATGAGTTGCAGATTTTCGTCTGCGTGATCGAATGCGGTTCGATTTCCGCCGCCGCTGAGCAGGTCGGGCAAACGCCGTCGGCGGTCAGCCGCACGTTGTCGCGGCTGGAAGCCAAGCTCGACACCACGCTGATCAACCGCACCACGCGGCGCATGGACCTGACCGAGGAGGGCAAATATTTCTTCGAGCAGGCCAAGCTGATTCTCGATCAGATGGATCAACTCGAAGAGCGTCTGTCCTCACGTCAGCAAACCCCGTCCGGGCGCCTGCGCATCAACGCGGCGTCGCCATTCATGCTCCACGCAGTCGTCCCGTACATCGACGAATTCCGCCGCCTCTATCCGGACATCCAGCTCGAACTCAACAGTAATGACCTGATCATTGACCTGCTGGAACAAAGCACCGACATCGCCATCCGCATCGGCACCCTCGCCGATTCGACATTGCACGCGCGTTCGCTTGGTTGCAGTCCGCTGCTGATCGTCGCAAGCCCCGCCTATCTGGAAAAGCACGGCGCGCCGCAGCAAGTGGCGGACTTGAGCGAACACACTTTACTTGGCTTCACTCAGAACGAAGGCCTCAACCAATGGCCGCTACGCTATGTGCACGGCGATCGCTGGCCGATCATCCCGGCGATCAGCGCTTCCAGTGGCGAGACCGTTCGCCACTTGGCGCTGGAAGGGCAGGGCATCGCCTGTCTGTCGCACTTCATGACCATCGATGACATCCGTGCCGGGCGCCTGAAAGTCCTGCTCGGCGAATTCAACAGCGGTTATCGCCAGCCGATCAACGCGGTGTACTACCGAAACTCGCAACTGGCGCTACGCATTCAGTGTTTTCTCGACTTCATTCAGAGCAAGCTCGCCGCTTACGCCAGCGCCGATTTCAAGGGCTGA
- a CDS encoding NAD-dependent epimerase/dehydratase family protein: MNVFVTGAAGFIGGSIATGLVQAGHKVTGLVRSAEQAAELKALGITPLIGTLDDKALLAEQARAADAVINAASSDHRGAVEALLDALRGSNKVFLHTSGSSIVGDASGGKSSDVIYFEDNLPEPTVDKAARVAIDNLILAAAKDGVNSAVICNTLIYGHSLGVKRDSVQLPRLLKQARKSGVVRHVGTGQNIWSNVHIEDVVALYLLALTKNVPGTFYFVESGEASFIDMTTAMAEALNLGQPQDWPLKDAEAEWGYEMANYGLGSNSRVRGKHARELLGWVPKRTSVVEWIRNEMV; the protein is encoded by the coding sequence ATGAACGTATTCGTCACCGGCGCTGCCGGTTTTATCGGCGGCTCGATCGCCACCGGTCTGGTTCAGGCCGGTCATAAAGTCACCGGTCTGGTGCGCAGCGCCGAACAGGCTGCTGAGTTGAAAGCGCTTGGTATCACCCCGCTCATCGGCACGCTGGATGACAAAGCACTGCTCGCCGAACAGGCTCGCGCTGCCGACGCAGTGATCAACGCCGCCAGCAGCGACCATCGCGGTGCAGTCGAAGCCTTGCTCGACGCGTTACGCGGTTCCAACAAAGTCTTCTTGCACACCAGCGGTTCGAGCATCGTCGGCGATGCGTCGGGCGGTAAGTCCAGCGATGTCATCTACTTTGAAGACAACCTGCCGGAGCCGACCGTCGACAAAGCGGCGCGGGTGGCCATCGACAACCTGATCCTCGCGGCGGCAAAGGATGGCGTAAATTCCGCCGTCATCTGCAACACGCTGATCTACGGCCACAGCCTGGGCGTCAAGCGTGACAGCGTGCAATTGCCGCGACTGCTCAAGCAGGCACGTAAAAGCGGCGTAGTGCGCCACGTCGGCACAGGCCAGAACATCTGGTCCAACGTGCATATCGAAGACGTCGTCGCCCTGTACCTGCTGGCACTGACCAAAAACGTCCCGGGCACGTTCTACTTCGTCGAAAGCGGCGAAGCGTCGTTCATCGACATGACCACCGCCATGGCCGAAGCCCTGAACCTGGGTCAACCGCAAGACTGGCCGCTGAAAGACGCCGAAGCCGAATGGGGCTATGAAATGGCCAACTACGGCCTCGGCTCCAACAGCCGAGTACGTGGCAAACACGCCCGCGAACTGCTGGGCTGGGTGCCGAAGCGTACGTCGGTCGTTGAATGGATTCGTAACGAAATGGTGTGA
- a CDS encoding Fic/DOC family protein: protein MINRYDAEGAQSRFQPGSKDQVLSNKLGIIEPEDMDDAELVLLEKLYQSVLIEHLPDRSITVQDLKDWHRHWLGNIYPWAGDVRAVNLGKDGFFFAAAPQIPRLLDGFEKDCLSKYTPCGPDLDENLIRAIAVTHVEFILIHPFREGNGRLSRLLADVMAVQAGYVPLDYSSWERNKEAYFAAINQGLNCNYEPMEYWVRQALWT from the coding sequence ATGATTAACCGTTATGACGCAGAAGGTGCACAGAGCCGCTTTCAGCCTGGCTCGAAGGATCAAGTGCTGAGCAATAAACTGGGAATTATCGAACCCGAAGACATGGATGATGCAGAGCTGGTTTTGTTGGAAAAGCTCTACCAGTCTGTGCTCATCGAGCATTTGCCTGATCGGTCAATCACTGTTCAGGATCTGAAGGATTGGCATCGACACTGGCTCGGGAATATCTATCCATGGGCGGGCGATGTCCGCGCGGTAAATTTGGGCAAGGATGGATTTTTCTTTGCTGCTGCGCCGCAAATTCCTCGATTGCTCGATGGATTTGAAAAAGACTGCCTGTCCAAATACACGCCATGTGGTCCCGATCTGGATGAGAACCTGATTCGCGCCATCGCTGTAACGCACGTCGAGTTCATCCTGATTCATCCCTTTCGCGAAGGTAACGGACGCTTGTCGCGATTACTGGCGGATGTCATGGCAGTTCAGGCGGGCTACGTGCCGCTGGACTACAGCAGTTGGGAACGAAACAAAGAGGCTTATTTTGCAGCCATCAACCAAGGGCTGAACTGCAACTACGAACCCATGGAGTATTGGGTCCGGCAGGCACTGTGGACTTGA
- a CDS encoding GntP family permease yields MTPSFGYWLLVYAAVAIIALIVLIARYRLNPFIVITLISIGLALVAGMPPSGVVGAYEAGVGKTLGHIALVVALGTMLGKMMAESGGAEQMARTLIDKFGEKNAHWAMVCIAFLVGLPLFFEVGFVLLVPIAFTVARRVGVSILMVGLPMVAGLSVVHALVPPHPAAMLAVQAYQASVGQTLLYAIAIGIPTAIIAGPLYAKFIVPRIQLPADNPLEKQFLDREPRDKLPGFGITMATILLPVVLMLIGGWANLISTPGSSFNQFLLFIGNSVIALLLATLLSFWTLGIAQGFNRESILKFTNECLAPTASITLLVGAGGGLNRILVDAGVTDQIVGLAHEFHLSPLIMGWLFAALMRIATGSATVAMTTASGVVAPVAIGLGYPHPELLVLATGAGSVIFSHVNDGGFWLIKEYFNMTVAQTFKTWTVLETLISLVAFGLTVGLSYLL; encoded by the coding sequence ATGACGCCTTCCTTCGGCTATTGGCTGCTGGTTTATGCCGCCGTCGCCATCATTGCGCTGATCGTGTTGATCGCCCGTTACCGGCTCAATCCGTTCATCGTCATCACCCTGATTTCCATTGGTCTGGCGCTGGTCGCGGGCATGCCGCCGTCGGGCGTGGTGGGGGCGTATGAGGCCGGGGTGGGCAAGACGCTGGGGCATATTGCGCTGGTGGTCGCGTTGGGGACGATGCTCGGCAAGATGATGGCCGAGTCAGGTGGCGCCGAGCAGATGGCGCGCACGCTGATCGACAAGTTTGGTGAGAAGAATGCGCACTGGGCGATGGTCTGCATCGCCTTTCTGGTCGGGCTGCCGCTGTTCTTCGAAGTCGGTTTTGTGTTGCTGGTGCCGATCGCGTTCACCGTGGCCCGGCGCGTTGGCGTGTCGATTCTGATGGTCGGTTTGCCAATGGTCGCCGGCCTGTCGGTGGTGCATGCGCTGGTGCCGCCGCACCCGGCGGCGATGTTGGCAGTGCAGGCTTATCAGGCGTCGGTCGGGCAGACCTTGCTGTACGCGATTGCCATCGGTATTCCGACCGCGATCATTGCTGGCCCGCTGTACGCCAAATTCATCGTGCCGCGCATTCAACTGCCGGCGGATAACCCGCTGGAAAAACAATTCCTCGACCGCGAACCGCGCGACAAACTGCCGGGTTTCGGCATCACCATGGCAACCATTCTGTTGCCCGTGGTGTTGATGCTGATCGGCGGCTGGGCCAACCTGATTTCCACGCCGGGCAGTAGTTTCAACCAGTTCCTGTTGTTCATCGGCAACTCGGTGATTGCGCTGCTGCTGGCGACCTTGTTGAGCTTCTGGACGCTGGGTATCGCCCAGGGTTTCAACCGCGAATCGATCCTCAAATTCACCAACGAATGTCTGGCACCTACCGCCAGTATCACCTTGCTGGTCGGTGCTGGCGGTGGCTTGAACCGCATTCTGGTCGACGCGGGCGTCACCGATCAGATTGTCGGCCTCGCTCATGAGTTTCACTTGTCGCCGCTGATCATGGGGTGGTTGTTTGCTGCGTTGATGCGCATCGCCACCGGTTCTGCAACCGTGGCCATGACCACTGCGTCCGGCGTGGTCGCGCCGGTGGCCATTGGTCTGGGATATCCACACCCTGAGTTGTTGGTGCTGGCGACTGGCGCTGGCTCGGTTATCTTTTCCCACGTCAACGACGGCGGCTTCTGGTTGATCAAGGAATACTTCAACATGACGGTCGCGCAGACGTTCAAGACCTGGACCGTGCTTGAGACGCTGATCTCGCTGGTCGCTTTCGGTCTGACCGTCGGCCTTTCTTACTTGCTGTAA
- a CDS encoding MurR/RpiR family transcriptional regulator: MDILYQIRARQDSFSAGEGRIARLMLDDVGFAASASLEDLAQRAEVSTATLSRFARTVGCRDLRDLRLQLAQASGVGSRFLDPAGTPEQSAFYGQIVGDIETTLRQHLAGFDESRFADAVKLLGQARMIHAFGMGGCSTLCSDELQVRLVRLGYPIAVCHDAVMMRVTAASLNAEQVLIVCSLTGITPELLETVELARNYGARILAITRADSPLAELADIVLPLQGAETSFIYKPTAARYGMLLAIDVLATELALANPEDNQERLRRIKLALDEYRGGDDHLPLGD; the protein is encoded by the coding sequence ATGGACATCCTCTACCAGATCCGCGCCCGCCAGGATTCCTTCAGCGCCGGCGAAGGCCGCATCGCCCGTTTGATGCTCGATGACGTCGGTTTTGCCGCGAGCGCCAGCCTCGAAGACCTCGCCCAACGCGCTGAAGTCAGCACTGCCACGCTGTCGCGTTTCGCCCGCACCGTGGGCTGTCGCGACCTGCGTGATCTGCGTCTGCAACTGGCGCAGGCCAGCGGCGTTGGCAGCCGTTTTCTCGACCCGGCGGGCACGCCTGAGCAGTCGGCATTCTATGGGCAGATTGTCGGCGACATCGAAACCACGTTGCGTCAGCATCTGGCCGGATTCGATGAATCACGCTTCGCCGATGCGGTGAAACTGCTCGGCCAGGCGCGGATGATTCATGCGTTCGGCATGGGCGGTTGCTCGACCCTGTGCAGCGACGAATTGCAGGTACGCCTGGTGCGCCTCGGCTATCCGATCGCGGTGTGCCATGACGCGGTGATGATGCGTGTCACCGCCGCCAGCCTGAACGCCGAGCAAGTGCTTATCGTCTGTTCGCTGACCGGAATCACCCCGGAATTGCTCGAGACCGTGGAACTGGCGCGCAACTACGGCGCACGTATTCTGGCGATCACCCGCGCCGACTCGCCACTGGCAGAACTGGCCGACATCGTCCTGCCGCTGCAAGGCGCAGAAACTTCGTTCATCTACAAACCGACGGCGGCGCGCTACGGCATGCTGCTCGCCATCGACGTGCTCGCGACCGAACTGGCGCTGGCCAATCCTGAAGACAATCAAGAACGTCTGCGGCGCATAAAACTGGCCCTCGACGAATACCGTGGCGGCGACGATCACCTGCCGCTGGGAGACTGA
- a CDS encoding D-aminoacylase, with product MLYDTLIRNALIIDGSNAPGYRADVAIRDGRIERIGDLHDATATEEIDAAGRVLAPGFIDVHTHDDTVVIRQPEMLPKLSQGVTTVIVGNCGISASPVTLKGNPPDPMNLLGTAAAFVYPRFSDYRAAVEAANTTLNVAALIGHTALRSNHLDDLFRTATPDEIAAMREQLRESLEAGALGLSTGLAYASAYNASTDEVKQLTEELTAFGAVYTTHLRSEFEPVLEAMEEAFSIGRHSRSPVIISHLKCAGVGNWGRSPQLLASLEEAAKTQHVGCDCYPYAASSSTLDLKQVTDAHRITITWSTPHPQVSGRDLIDIAAEWNLPLLDAAKRLQPSGAVYYGMDEADVRRILAHPLSMVGSDGLPEDPFPHPRLWGAFPRVLGHFSRDVGLFPLHTAVHKMTGLSAARFGLKERGEIREGYWADLVLFDPATVRDVADFNDPQRAAQGIDGVWINGVLSYRDGQANGRREGRFLARQGDLRDNFH from the coding sequence ATGCTGTACGACACGCTGATTCGCAATGCCCTGATCATTGATGGCAGCAATGCGCCTGGTTACCGCGCTGACGTGGCGATTCGCGATGGCCGCATCGAGCGCATCGGTGATTTGCACGATGCCACGGCGACCGAAGAAATCGACGCGGCCGGCCGTGTGCTGGCGCCGGGTTTTATCGACGTGCACACCCATGACGACACCGTAGTCATCCGTCAGCCAGAGATGCTGCCCAAGCTTAGCCAAGGCGTGACCACGGTGATTGTCGGCAACTGCGGGATCAGCGCGTCGCCCGTGACGTTGAAGGGCAATCCGCCAGATCCGATGAACCTGCTCGGCACCGCGGCGGCATTCGTTTATCCACGCTTCAGCGATTACCGCGCGGCGGTCGAAGCGGCCAATACCACGCTGAACGTGGCGGCACTGATCGGCCATACGGCGCTGCGCAGCAATCATCTGGATGACCTGTTTCGCACCGCAACGCCGGACGAAATCGCTGCGATGCGTGAGCAACTGCGCGAAAGTCTTGAGGCTGGTGCGTTGGGCTTATCCACAGGTCTGGCCTACGCCAGCGCCTATAACGCCTCGACCGATGAAGTGAAGCAACTGACCGAGGAACTGACCGCGTTCGGCGCGGTGTACACCACGCACCTGCGCAGTGAATTCGAACCGGTGCTGGAGGCGATGGAAGAAGCGTTCAGCATTGGCCGTCACTCGCGTTCACCGGTGATTATTTCCCACCTCAAGTGTGCCGGCGTCGGCAACTGGGGGCGCAGTCCGCAATTGCTTGCCTCATTGGAAGAGGCCGCTAAAACCCAGCACGTGGGGTGCGACTGCTATCCCTATGCGGCGAGTTCATCGACGCTGGATCTGAAGCAAGTCACCGACGCCCACCGCATCACCATCACCTGGTCGACGCCGCACCCGCAAGTCAGCGGTCGCGACCTGATCGACATCGCCGCCGAATGGAATCTGCCGCTGCTCGACGCCGCCAAACGCCTGCAACCGTCCGGTGCGGTGTACTACGGCATGGACGAGGCGGATGTACGAAGAATCCTCGCGCATCCGTTGTCGATGGTCGGGTCTGACGGACTGCCGGAAGACCCGTTCCCGCACCCGCGCCTGTGGGGTGCTTTCCCTCGGGTGCTCGGACATTTCAGTCGTGACGTCGGGCTGTTTCCGCTGCACACCGCCGTACACAAGATGACCGGTTTGTCGGCGGCGCGATTCGGCTTGAAGGAACGGGGCGAGATTCGTGAAGGGTATTGGGCGGATCTGGTGTTGTTCGATCCGGCGACCGTACGTGATGTCGCGGATTTCAACGACCCGCAGCGTGCAGCGCAGGGCATCGATGGTGTGTGGATCAACGGTGTATTGAGTTACCGCGACGGGCAGGCAAACGGTCGCAGGGAAGGGCGCTTTCTCGCTCGACAGGGTGATCTGCGTGACAACTTTCACTGA
- a CDS encoding glyoxalase superfamily protein — MSFGKTTPILRIFDEAKAVEFYVDFLGFQIDWQHRFEANFPLYLQVSRGECVLHLSEHHGDACPGSALRIETDELEAFQQQLVAKDYKFSHPGIQAMPWGSQDMTIVDPFGNRLVFTNAISV; from the coding sequence ATGAGCTTCGGCAAAACCACCCCGATCCTGCGGATCTTCGATGAAGCGAAGGCTGTCGAGTTTTACGTCGACTTCCTCGGCTTCCAGATCGACTGGCAGCATCGCTTCGAGGCGAATTTCCCGTTGTATCTGCAGGTGTCGCGCGGTGAATGTGTGCTGCATTTGTCCGAGCATCATGGCGATGCGTGCCCGGGTTCGGCGCTGCGGATCGAGACCGATGAGCTGGAGGCGTTTCAGCAGCAGTTGGTGGCCAAGGATTACAAGTTTTCGCATCCGGGTATTCAGGCGATGCCGTGGGGGAGTCAGGACATGACGATCGTTGATCCGTTTGGTAATCGGCTGGTGTTTACCAACGCGATCAGTGTTTGA
- a CDS encoding DUF6124 family protein: MFKVTPNPPVTDPGSPYESPDSKKFHEAAERALDHYLGPPTAEIMAAPYKPNKLYMTDPEADTESLLVDASETLGSATVMLHNHAAMVEGTHRKTLQGIAQVVMLAELAVNRILDKLVPTE; the protein is encoded by the coding sequence ATGTTCAAAGTAACGCCAAACCCACCGGTCACCGACCCGGGCTCCCCGTACGAATCCCCCGACTCAAAGAAATTCCACGAAGCCGCCGAGCGCGCCCTCGACCATTACCTCGGACCACCAACCGCCGAGATCATGGCCGCGCCCTACAAACCCAACAAGCTGTACATGACCGACCCCGAAGCTGATACCGAGTCGCTGCTGGTCGATGCCAGTGAAACCCTCGGCTCGGCCACCGTGATGCTGCATAACCACGCAGCGATGGTCGAAGGCACGCACCGCAAAACCCTGCAAGGCATCGCTCAAGTGGTGATGCTAGCGGAGCTGGCGGTTAATCGCATACTGGACAAGTTAGTGCCGACCGAGTGA
- a CDS encoding AraC family transcriptional regulator, whose protein sequence is MQSLGFTSVPPLLKYLRHAEQLGMAIEPALTAAGLQAQQLSDNTLRLPGEAHERLLDYFCEHSGDPLFGLNAANFVLPNSWSVLGYITMNCATLGDAMSRIMPFEKLVGDMGVSRAEVLDGHVHLIWTCRYQRPRIRRHLVENVLGSWLQYARWIADTQMSPAAVWLEHACPAEATPAQYEAFFDCPVLFDQPYSALVVPLAYLQLPLRQADAQLLRTLEEHALGLMATLEDASLEQQVKNILRQLLKEGLPRKEQVAEQLSVSVRTLQRQLHQAGTSYQQILDDLRQELAEHYLLNSTLPIQDIAQYLGFTEPRSFHRTFKSRRGMPPGEFRQMHRG, encoded by the coding sequence ATGCAATCGCTGGGCTTCACTTCAGTTCCGCCACTGCTCAAGTACCTGCGCCATGCCGAACAGCTGGGCATGGCCATCGAGCCGGCGTTGACGGCAGCGGGTTTGCAGGCGCAGCAGTTGAGCGATAACACCCTGCGTTTGCCCGGTGAAGCGCATGAACGCTTGCTGGATTATTTCTGCGAACACTCGGGCGATCCGCTGTTCGGGCTTAACGCGGCGAATTTCGTCCTGCCCAATTCGTGGAGTGTGCTCGGCTACATCACCATGAACTGCGCGACGCTGGGCGATGCGATGAGCCGGATCATGCCGTTCGAAAAACTGGTCGGCGACATGGGCGTCAGCCGCGCCGAGGTACTGGATGGCCACGTGCATCTGATCTGGACGTGCCGTTATCAGCGTCCACGGATTCGTCGGCATCTGGTGGAAAATGTGCTCGGCTCATGGCTGCAATACGCACGCTGGATCGCTGATACGCAGATGTCGCCGGCCGCTGTCTGGCTCGAACATGCGTGCCCGGCCGAGGCTACGCCGGCACAGTACGAAGCGTTTTTCGATTGCCCGGTGTTGTTCGATCAGCCGTATTCGGCGCTGGTCGTGCCGCTGGCGTATTTGCAGTTACCGTTGCGTCAGGCCGATGCGCAATTGCTGCGCACACTGGAAGAACATGCGCTGGGGTTGATGGCGACGCTGGAGGATGCGTCGCTTGAGCAGCAGGTGAAGAACATCCTGCGGCAGTTGCTCAAGGAGGGTTTGCCGCGCAAGGAGCAGGTTGCCGAGCAGTTGAGCGTTTCCGTGCGGACGTTGCAGCGGCAGTTGCATCAGGCGGGGACGTCGTATCAGCAGATTCTCGATGATTTGCGCCAGGAGCTGGCTGAGCATTATTTGCTCAATAGCACGTTGCCGATTCAGGACATTGCGCAGTATCTGGGGTTTACCGAACCCCGCTCGTTTCATCGCACGTTCAAGAGTCGGCGCGGGATGCCGCCGGGGGAGTTTCGGCAGATGCATCGCGGGTGA
- a CDS encoding FAD-binding oxidoreductase, translating to MRRWNGWGEASTVVELPAQGAEFLHERLGEGRALPDASLEKALARVPASRLQAHTLYSVDAHDRLLHARGQSLPDWLALREGALGNYPDAVAFPETAEHIRQLLALAHEQDLCLIPYGGGTSVAGHINPPDSARPVVTVSLARMNRLIDLDEQSLLAKFGPGASGPQVESQLRARGYTLGHFPQSWELSTLGGWVASRSSGQQSLRYGRIEQLFAGGTLETFAGPMHIPTFPASAAGPDLREVVLGCEGRFGIISEVKVRVSALPADERFYGVFLPDWPQALSAIRQLAQARVPLSMLRLSNAVETETQLALAGHPQQIAWLEKYLNLRGAGAGKCLLTFGVTGNRRQNALSLKQAREHLKAFGGVFTGTLLGKKWAQNRFRFPYLRENLWNAGYVVDTLETATDWSNVDNLLHLVENSLRDALAAEGERVHVFTHLSHVYGEGSSIYTTYVFRPAADYPATLARWKALKHAASQTIVDNHGTISHQHGVGKDHAPYLLREKGALAMDTLQALSKHFDPAGRLNPGTLLPE from the coding sequence ATGCGACGCTGGAACGGCTGGGGAGAGGCAAGCACGGTGGTCGAACTGCCGGCCCAGGGCGCGGAGTTTCTTCATGAACGACTGGGCGAGGGGCGCGCGCTGCCCGATGCTTCGCTCGAAAAAGCATTGGCCCGCGTACCGGCCTCGCGGTTGCAGGCGCACACCTTGTACAGCGTCGATGCCCACGACCGCTTACTGCATGCCCGGGGCCAGAGCCTGCCGGACTGGCTGGCGTTGCGCGAAGGGGCGTTGGGCAACTATCCGGATGCGGTGGCGTTCCCCGAGACCGCTGAACACATTCGCCAATTGCTGGCGCTGGCTCACGAGCAGGACCTGTGCCTGATCCCGTATGGCGGCGGCACGTCTGTGGCCGGGCACATCAATCCGCCGGATTCTGCGCGGCCGGTGGTGACGGTGTCGCTGGCGCGGATGAATCGCCTGATCGACCTCGACGAACAGAGCCTGCTGGCGAAGTTTGGTCCCGGTGCGAGTGGCCCGCAGGTGGAAAGTCAGCTGCGTGCGCGGGGCTATACGCTGGGGCATTTCCCGCAGTCGTGGGAGTTGTCGACGTTGGGCGGTTGGGTCGCCAGCCGTTCCAGCGGTCAGCAGTCGTTGCGCTATGGCCGGATCGAGCAGTTATTTGCTGGCGGCACTTTGGAAACGTTCGCCGGGCCGATGCACATTCCAACCTTCCCGGCCTCTGCCGCCGGACCTGATCTGCGCGAAGTGGTGCTTGGTTGCGAGGGCCGTTTCGGGATCATTTCCGAGGTCAAGGTGCGGGTCAGCGCCTTGCCCGCCGATGAGCGTTTCTACGGTGTGTTTCTACCTGATTGGCCGCAGGCACTCAGCGCCATCCGCCAATTGGCTCAGGCGCGCGTACCGCTGTCGATGCTGCGCCTGTCCAACGCCGTGGAAACCGAAACACAACTGGCACTGGCCGGTCATCCGCAACAAATCGCCTGGCTGGAAAAGTACCTGAACCTACGCGGCGCAGGGGCGGGCAAATGCCTGCTGACCTTCGGCGTGACCGGTAATCGCCGACAAAATGCGCTGTCGCTGAAGCAGGCCCGAGAACACCTCAAAGCCTTCGGCGGTGTGTTCACCGGCACCTTGCTCGGCAAGAAATGGGCGCAGAACCGTTTCCGCTTCCCTTACCTGCGCGAGAATCTATGGAACGCCGGTTACGTGGTCGACACCCTCGAAACCGCTACCGACTGGAGCAACGTCGACAACCTGCTCCACCTCGTCGAAAACAGCCTGCGCGATGCCTTGGCCGCCGAAGGCGAACGCGTGCATGTGTTCACCCACCTGTCCCATGTCTATGGCGAAGGTTCGAGCATCTACACCACTTACGTGTTTCGCCCGGCAGCGGATTACCCGGCGACGCTGGCGCGCTGGAAAGCGCTCAAACACGCGGCCAGTCAGACGATCGTCGACAACCACGGCACCATCAGCCACCAGCACGGCGTCGGCAAGGATCACGCTCCGTATCTGCTACGGGAGAAGGGCGCACTGGCGATGGATACCTTGCAGGCGCTGAGCAAACACTTCGATCCGGCCGGGCGCCTCAACCCCGGCACGCTGCTGCCGGAATGA